A single region of the Acanthopagrus latus isolate v.2019 chromosome 11, fAcaLat1.1, whole genome shotgun sequence genome encodes:
- the serbp1a gene encoding SERPINE1 mRNA binding protein 1a isoform X4, with amino-acid sequence MPGQMQEGFGCAITNRFDQLFDDESDPFEQLKQAEVKRKEASAPGAAKTVAQAAKQPKKESQKDRKAPLADKKEETQAPVPLKKDGAGMRRMGRKPEGDGSRPQGGQGEGRPPTDRRPVDRRPPRRFERPAGEGGEKPEGGEFSVEKPIGDRPMRGRGGGRGARGGGRGRGMGRSDGFDSRGKREFDRHSGSDRSSLKGEEKRGGSGSHNWGTVKDELNELDQSNVTEENPEGEEHPPADSENKRENEVEEVKEEGPKEMTLDEWKAMQDKERAKVEFNIRKVNEGDDWNKGFVLHKSKAVDKKTELIEPEADESKLDDHHFRKPANDITSQLEINFGDLGRPGRGGPRGGRGGRGRGRGAAGGPGSGGAAGGFAPEASRPVRAPRTEKSSASVPNVDDPEAFPALA; translated from the exons ATGCCCGGACAAATGCAAGAAGGTTTTGGCTGTGCCATAACCAATCGGTTCGACCAGTTATTTGACGACGAGTCGGATCCGTTTGAGCAGCTTAAGCAAGCCGaagtgaagaggaaggaggctTCTGCTCCTGGTGCCGCCAAGACTGTAGCCCAGGCTGCCAAGCAGCCGAAAAAGGAGtcccaaaaagacagaaaggcCCCACTGGCTGATAAGAAGGAGGAGACCCAGGCACCCGTCCCACTTAAGAAAGATG GTGCCGGCATGAGGAGAATGGGCCGCAAGCCGGAGGGCGATGGCTCCAGACCCCAGGGCGGCCAGGGAGAGGGGCGCCCCCCCACAGACAGGCGGCCTGTGGACAGGCGGCCCCCACGTCGCTTCGAGAGGCCTGCTGGTGAAGGTGGCGAGAAGCCCGAGGGAGGCGAATTCTCAGTGGAAAA ACCCATTGGTGATAGGCCGATGAGAGGTCGTGGCGGCGGCAGAGGTGCTCGTGGCGGCGGCAGAGGACGCGGCATGGGACGCAGCGATGGCTTTGATTCCCGAGGAAAGCGTGAATTTGACAGACACAGTGGCAGTGACCGATC TAGTCTGAAAGGTGAGGAGAAGCGTGGTGGAAGTGGATCTCACAACTGGGGCACCGTCAAGGATGAATTAAA tGAACTTGACCAATCAAACGTCACTGAAGAGAACCCTGAAGGAGAGGAGCATCCACCTGCTGACTCTGAGAACAA aaGGGAGAATGAGGTtgaggaagtgaaggaggaaggCCCCAAGGAGATGACTCTGGATGAATGGAAAGCCATGCAGGACAAGGAGCGGGCCAAGGTGGAGTTCAACATCCGCAAGGTCAATGAGGGAGATGATTGGAACAAAGGATTTGTGCTGCACAAGTCCAAGGCAGTG GATAAGAAAACTGAGCTGATTGAGCCTGAGGCTGATGAATCTAAG TTAGATGATCATCACTTCAGGAAGCCAGCCAATGACATCACGTCCCAGCTAGAAATCAACTTTGGAGACCTGGGCCGTCCAGGACGTGGTGGACCACGTGGTGGTCGGGGTGGACGTGGTCGCGGCCGTGGCGCCGCTGGCGGTCCTGGCAGCGGCGGTGCTGCTGGTGGCTTTGCCCCTGAAGCCTCCAGGCCAGTCCGTGCACCAAGGACTGAAAAG TCATCTGCGTCTGTGCCCAATGTGGACGACCCAGAGGCCTTCCCAGCCCTGGCTTAA
- the serbp1a gene encoding SERPINE1 mRNA binding protein 1a isoform X6 gives MPGQMQEGFGCAITNRFDQLFDDESDPFEQLKQAEVKRKEASAPGAAKTVAQAAKQPKKESQKDRKAPLADKKEETQAPVPLKKDGAGMRRMGRKPEGDGSRPQGGQGEGRPPTDRRPVDRRPPRRFERPAGEGGEKPEGGEFSVEKPIGDRPMRGRGGGRGARGGGRGRGMGRSDGFDSRGKREFDRHSGSDRSSLKGEEKRGGSGSHNWGTVKDELNELDQSNVTEENPEGEEHPPADSENKENEVEEVKEEGPKEMTLDEWKAMQDKERAKVEFNIRKVNEGDDWNKGFVLHKSKAVDKKTELIEPEADESKLDDHHFRKPANDITSQLEINFGDLGRPGRGGPRGGRGGRGRGRGAAGGPGSGGAAGGFAPEASRPVRAPRTEKSSASVPNVDDPEAFPALA, from the exons ATGCCCGGACAAATGCAAGAAGGTTTTGGCTGTGCCATAACCAATCGGTTCGACCAGTTATTTGACGACGAGTCGGATCCGTTTGAGCAGCTTAAGCAAGCCGaagtgaagaggaaggaggctTCTGCTCCTGGTGCCGCCAAGACTGTAGCCCAGGCTGCCAAGCAGCCGAAAAAGGAGtcccaaaaagacagaaaggcCCCACTGGCTGATAAGAAGGAGGAGACCCAGGCACCCGTCCCACTTAAGAAAGATG GTGCCGGCATGAGGAGAATGGGCCGCAAGCCGGAGGGCGATGGCTCCAGACCCCAGGGCGGCCAGGGAGAGGGGCGCCCCCCCACAGACAGGCGGCCTGTGGACAGGCGGCCCCCACGTCGCTTCGAGAGGCCTGCTGGTGAAGGTGGCGAGAAGCCCGAGGGAGGCGAATTCTCAGTGGAAAA ACCCATTGGTGATAGGCCGATGAGAGGTCGTGGCGGCGGCAGAGGTGCTCGTGGCGGCGGCAGAGGACGCGGCATGGGACGCAGCGATGGCTTTGATTCCCGAGGAAAGCGTGAATTTGACAGACACAGTGGCAGTGACCGATC TAGTCTGAAAGGTGAGGAGAAGCGTGGTGGAAGTGGATCTCACAACTGGGGCACCGTCAAGGATGAATTAAA tGAACTTGACCAATCAAACGTCACTGAAGAGAACCCTGAAGGAGAGGAGCATCCACCTGCTGACTCTGAGAACAA GGAGAATGAGGTtgaggaagtgaaggaggaaggCCCCAAGGAGATGACTCTGGATGAATGGAAAGCCATGCAGGACAAGGAGCGGGCCAAGGTGGAGTTCAACATCCGCAAGGTCAATGAGGGAGATGATTGGAACAAAGGATTTGTGCTGCACAAGTCCAAGGCAGTG GATAAGAAAACTGAGCTGATTGAGCCTGAGGCTGATGAATCTAAG TTAGATGATCATCACTTCAGGAAGCCAGCCAATGACATCACGTCCCAGCTAGAAATCAACTTTGGAGACCTGGGCCGTCCAGGACGTGGTGGACCACGTGGTGGTCGGGGTGGACGTGGTCGCGGCCGTGGCGCCGCTGGCGGTCCTGGCAGCGGCGGTGCTGCTGGTGGCTTTGCCCCTGAAGCCTCCAGGCCAGTCCGTGCACCAAGGACTGAAAAG TCATCTGCGTCTGTGCCCAATGTGGACGACCCAGAGGCCTTCCCAGCCCTGGCTTAA
- the serbp1a gene encoding SERPINE1 mRNA binding protein 1a isoform X2, with protein MPGQMQEGFGCAITNRFDQLFDDESDPFEQLKQAEVKRKEASAPGAAKTVAQAAKQPKKESQKDRKAPLADKKEETQAPVPLKKDGAGMRRMGRKPEGDGSRPQGGQGEGRPPTDRRPVDRRPPRRFERPAGEGGEKPEGGEFSVEKPIGDRPMRGRGGGRGARGGGRGRGMGRSDGFDSRGKREFDRHSGSDRSSLKGEEKRGGSGSHNWGTVKDELNELDQSNVTEENPEGEEHPPADSENKENEVEEVKEEGPKEMTLDEWKAMQDKERAKVEFNIRKVNEGDDWNKGFVLHKSKAVTQDKKTELIEPEADESKLDDHHFRKPANDITSQLEINFGDLGRPGRGGPRGGRGGRGRGRGAAGGPGSGGAAGGFAPEASRPVRAPRTEKSSASVPNVDDPEAFPALA; from the exons ATGCCCGGACAAATGCAAGAAGGTTTTGGCTGTGCCATAACCAATCGGTTCGACCAGTTATTTGACGACGAGTCGGATCCGTTTGAGCAGCTTAAGCAAGCCGaagtgaagaggaaggaggctTCTGCTCCTGGTGCCGCCAAGACTGTAGCCCAGGCTGCCAAGCAGCCGAAAAAGGAGtcccaaaaagacagaaaggcCCCACTGGCTGATAAGAAGGAGGAGACCCAGGCACCCGTCCCACTTAAGAAAGATG GTGCCGGCATGAGGAGAATGGGCCGCAAGCCGGAGGGCGATGGCTCCAGACCCCAGGGCGGCCAGGGAGAGGGGCGCCCCCCCACAGACAGGCGGCCTGTGGACAGGCGGCCCCCACGTCGCTTCGAGAGGCCTGCTGGTGAAGGTGGCGAGAAGCCCGAGGGAGGCGAATTCTCAGTGGAAAA ACCCATTGGTGATAGGCCGATGAGAGGTCGTGGCGGCGGCAGAGGTGCTCGTGGCGGCGGCAGAGGACGCGGCATGGGACGCAGCGATGGCTTTGATTCCCGAGGAAAGCGTGAATTTGACAGACACAGTGGCAGTGACCGATC TAGTCTGAAAGGTGAGGAGAAGCGTGGTGGAAGTGGATCTCACAACTGGGGCACCGTCAAGGATGAATTAAA tGAACTTGACCAATCAAACGTCACTGAAGAGAACCCTGAAGGAGAGGAGCATCCACCTGCTGACTCTGAGAACAA GGAGAATGAGGTtgaggaagtgaaggaggaaggCCCCAAGGAGATGACTCTGGATGAATGGAAAGCCATGCAGGACAAGGAGCGGGCCAAGGTGGAGTTCAACATCCGCAAGGTCAATGAGGGAGATGATTGGAACAAAGGATTTGTGCTGCACAAGTCCAAGGCAGTG aCACAGGATAAGAAAACTGAGCTGATTGAGCCTGAGGCTGATGAATCTAAG TTAGATGATCATCACTTCAGGAAGCCAGCCAATGACATCACGTCCCAGCTAGAAATCAACTTTGGAGACCTGGGCCGTCCAGGACGTGGTGGACCACGTGGTGGTCGGGGTGGACGTGGTCGCGGCCGTGGCGCCGCTGGCGGTCCTGGCAGCGGCGGTGCTGCTGGTGGCTTTGCCCCTGAAGCCTCCAGGCCAGTCCGTGCACCAAGGACTGAAAAG TCATCTGCGTCTGTGCCCAATGTGGACGACCCAGAGGCCTTCCCAGCCCTGGCTTAA
- the serbp1a gene encoding SERPINE1 mRNA binding protein 1a isoform X5: MPGQMQEGFGCAITNRFDQLFDDESDPFEQLKQAEVKRKEASAPGAAKTVAQAAKQPKKESQKDRKAPLADKKEETQAPVPLKKDGAGMRRMGRKPEGDGSRPQGGQGEGRPPTDRRPVDRRPPRRFERPAGEGGEKPEGGEFSVEKPIGDRPMRGRGGGRGARGGGRGRGMGRSDGFDSRGKREFDRHSGSDRSLKGEEKRGGSGSHNWGTVKDELNELDQSNVTEENPEGEEHPPADSENKENEVEEVKEEGPKEMTLDEWKAMQDKERAKVEFNIRKVNEGDDWNKGFVLHKSKAVTQDKKTELIEPEADESKLDDHHFRKPANDITSQLEINFGDLGRPGRGGPRGGRGGRGRGRGAAGGPGSGGAAGGFAPEASRPVRAPRTEKSSASVPNVDDPEAFPALA, translated from the exons ATGCCCGGACAAATGCAAGAAGGTTTTGGCTGTGCCATAACCAATCGGTTCGACCAGTTATTTGACGACGAGTCGGATCCGTTTGAGCAGCTTAAGCAAGCCGaagtgaagaggaaggaggctTCTGCTCCTGGTGCCGCCAAGACTGTAGCCCAGGCTGCCAAGCAGCCGAAAAAGGAGtcccaaaaagacagaaaggcCCCACTGGCTGATAAGAAGGAGGAGACCCAGGCACCCGTCCCACTTAAGAAAGATG GTGCCGGCATGAGGAGAATGGGCCGCAAGCCGGAGGGCGATGGCTCCAGACCCCAGGGCGGCCAGGGAGAGGGGCGCCCCCCCACAGACAGGCGGCCTGTGGACAGGCGGCCCCCACGTCGCTTCGAGAGGCCTGCTGGTGAAGGTGGCGAGAAGCCCGAGGGAGGCGAATTCTCAGTGGAAAA ACCCATTGGTGATAGGCCGATGAGAGGTCGTGGCGGCGGCAGAGGTGCTCGTGGCGGCGGCAGAGGACGCGGCATGGGACGCAGCGATGGCTTTGATTCCCGAGGAAAGCGTGAATTTGACAGACACAGTGGCAGTGACCGATC TCTGAAAGGTGAGGAGAAGCGTGGTGGAAGTGGATCTCACAACTGGGGCACCGTCAAGGATGAATTAAA tGAACTTGACCAATCAAACGTCACTGAAGAGAACCCTGAAGGAGAGGAGCATCCACCTGCTGACTCTGAGAACAA GGAGAATGAGGTtgaggaagtgaaggaggaaggCCCCAAGGAGATGACTCTGGATGAATGGAAAGCCATGCAGGACAAGGAGCGGGCCAAGGTGGAGTTCAACATCCGCAAGGTCAATGAGGGAGATGATTGGAACAAAGGATTTGTGCTGCACAAGTCCAAGGCAGTG aCACAGGATAAGAAAACTGAGCTGATTGAGCCTGAGGCTGATGAATCTAAG TTAGATGATCATCACTTCAGGAAGCCAGCCAATGACATCACGTCCCAGCTAGAAATCAACTTTGGAGACCTGGGCCGTCCAGGACGTGGTGGACCACGTGGTGGTCGGGGTGGACGTGGTCGCGGCCGTGGCGCCGCTGGCGGTCCTGGCAGCGGCGGTGCTGCTGGTGGCTTTGCCCCTGAAGCCTCCAGGCCAGTCCGTGCACCAAGGACTGAAAAG TCATCTGCGTCTGTGCCCAATGTGGACGACCCAGAGGCCTTCCCAGCCCTGGCTTAA
- the serbp1a gene encoding SERPINE1 mRNA binding protein 1a isoform X3, which translates to MPGQMQEGFGCAITNRFDQLFDDESDPFEQLKQAEVKRKEASAPGAAKTVAQAAKQPKKESQKDRKAPLADKKEETQAPVPLKKDGAGMRRMGRKPEGDGSRPQGGQGEGRPPTDRRPVDRRPPRRFERPAGEGGEKPEGGEFSVEKPIGDRPMRGRGGGRGARGGGRGRGMGRSDGFDSRGKREFDRHSGSDRSLKGEEKRGGSGSHNWGTVKDELNELDQSNVTEENPEGEEHPPADSENKRENEVEEVKEEGPKEMTLDEWKAMQDKERAKVEFNIRKVNEGDDWNKGFVLHKSKAVTQDKKTELIEPEADESKLDDHHFRKPANDITSQLEINFGDLGRPGRGGPRGGRGGRGRGRGAAGGPGSGGAAGGFAPEASRPVRAPRTEKSSASVPNVDDPEAFPALA; encoded by the exons ATGCCCGGACAAATGCAAGAAGGTTTTGGCTGTGCCATAACCAATCGGTTCGACCAGTTATTTGACGACGAGTCGGATCCGTTTGAGCAGCTTAAGCAAGCCGaagtgaagaggaaggaggctTCTGCTCCTGGTGCCGCCAAGACTGTAGCCCAGGCTGCCAAGCAGCCGAAAAAGGAGtcccaaaaagacagaaaggcCCCACTGGCTGATAAGAAGGAGGAGACCCAGGCACCCGTCCCACTTAAGAAAGATG GTGCCGGCATGAGGAGAATGGGCCGCAAGCCGGAGGGCGATGGCTCCAGACCCCAGGGCGGCCAGGGAGAGGGGCGCCCCCCCACAGACAGGCGGCCTGTGGACAGGCGGCCCCCACGTCGCTTCGAGAGGCCTGCTGGTGAAGGTGGCGAGAAGCCCGAGGGAGGCGAATTCTCAGTGGAAAA ACCCATTGGTGATAGGCCGATGAGAGGTCGTGGCGGCGGCAGAGGTGCTCGTGGCGGCGGCAGAGGACGCGGCATGGGACGCAGCGATGGCTTTGATTCCCGAGGAAAGCGTGAATTTGACAGACACAGTGGCAGTGACCGATC TCTGAAAGGTGAGGAGAAGCGTGGTGGAAGTGGATCTCACAACTGGGGCACCGTCAAGGATGAATTAAA tGAACTTGACCAATCAAACGTCACTGAAGAGAACCCTGAAGGAGAGGAGCATCCACCTGCTGACTCTGAGAACAA aaGGGAGAATGAGGTtgaggaagtgaaggaggaaggCCCCAAGGAGATGACTCTGGATGAATGGAAAGCCATGCAGGACAAGGAGCGGGCCAAGGTGGAGTTCAACATCCGCAAGGTCAATGAGGGAGATGATTGGAACAAAGGATTTGTGCTGCACAAGTCCAAGGCAGTG aCACAGGATAAGAAAACTGAGCTGATTGAGCCTGAGGCTGATGAATCTAAG TTAGATGATCATCACTTCAGGAAGCCAGCCAATGACATCACGTCCCAGCTAGAAATCAACTTTGGAGACCTGGGCCGTCCAGGACGTGGTGGACCACGTGGTGGTCGGGGTGGACGTGGTCGCGGCCGTGGCGCCGCTGGCGGTCCTGGCAGCGGCGGTGCTGCTGGTGGCTTTGCCCCTGAAGCCTCCAGGCCAGTCCGTGCACCAAGGACTGAAAAG TCATCTGCGTCTGTGCCCAATGTGGACGACCCAGAGGCCTTCCCAGCCCTGGCTTAA
- the serbp1a gene encoding SERPINE1 mRNA binding protein 1a isoform X1, whose amino-acid sequence MPGQMQEGFGCAITNRFDQLFDDESDPFEQLKQAEVKRKEASAPGAAKTVAQAAKQPKKESQKDRKAPLADKKEETQAPVPLKKDGAGMRRMGRKPEGDGSRPQGGQGEGRPPTDRRPVDRRPPRRFERPAGEGGEKPEGGEFSVEKPIGDRPMRGRGGGRGARGGGRGRGMGRSDGFDSRGKREFDRHSGSDRSSLKGEEKRGGSGSHNWGTVKDELNELDQSNVTEENPEGEEHPPADSENKRENEVEEVKEEGPKEMTLDEWKAMQDKERAKVEFNIRKVNEGDDWNKGFVLHKSKAVTQDKKTELIEPEADESKLDDHHFRKPANDITSQLEINFGDLGRPGRGGPRGGRGGRGRGRGAAGGPGSGGAAGGFAPEASRPVRAPRTEKSSASVPNVDDPEAFPALA is encoded by the exons ATGCCCGGACAAATGCAAGAAGGTTTTGGCTGTGCCATAACCAATCGGTTCGACCAGTTATTTGACGACGAGTCGGATCCGTTTGAGCAGCTTAAGCAAGCCGaagtgaagaggaaggaggctTCTGCTCCTGGTGCCGCCAAGACTGTAGCCCAGGCTGCCAAGCAGCCGAAAAAGGAGtcccaaaaagacagaaaggcCCCACTGGCTGATAAGAAGGAGGAGACCCAGGCACCCGTCCCACTTAAGAAAGATG GTGCCGGCATGAGGAGAATGGGCCGCAAGCCGGAGGGCGATGGCTCCAGACCCCAGGGCGGCCAGGGAGAGGGGCGCCCCCCCACAGACAGGCGGCCTGTGGACAGGCGGCCCCCACGTCGCTTCGAGAGGCCTGCTGGTGAAGGTGGCGAGAAGCCCGAGGGAGGCGAATTCTCAGTGGAAAA ACCCATTGGTGATAGGCCGATGAGAGGTCGTGGCGGCGGCAGAGGTGCTCGTGGCGGCGGCAGAGGACGCGGCATGGGACGCAGCGATGGCTTTGATTCCCGAGGAAAGCGTGAATTTGACAGACACAGTGGCAGTGACCGATC TAGTCTGAAAGGTGAGGAGAAGCGTGGTGGAAGTGGATCTCACAACTGGGGCACCGTCAAGGATGAATTAAA tGAACTTGACCAATCAAACGTCACTGAAGAGAACCCTGAAGGAGAGGAGCATCCACCTGCTGACTCTGAGAACAA aaGGGAGAATGAGGTtgaggaagtgaaggaggaaggCCCCAAGGAGATGACTCTGGATGAATGGAAAGCCATGCAGGACAAGGAGCGGGCCAAGGTGGAGTTCAACATCCGCAAGGTCAATGAGGGAGATGATTGGAACAAAGGATTTGTGCTGCACAAGTCCAAGGCAGTG aCACAGGATAAGAAAACTGAGCTGATTGAGCCTGAGGCTGATGAATCTAAG TTAGATGATCATCACTTCAGGAAGCCAGCCAATGACATCACGTCCCAGCTAGAAATCAACTTTGGAGACCTGGGCCGTCCAGGACGTGGTGGACCACGTGGTGGTCGGGGTGGACGTGGTCGCGGCCGTGGCGCCGCTGGCGGTCCTGGCAGCGGCGGTGCTGCTGGTGGCTTTGCCCCTGAAGCCTCCAGGCCAGTCCGTGCACCAAGGACTGAAAAG TCATCTGCGTCTGTGCCCAATGTGGACGACCCAGAGGCCTTCCCAGCCCTGGCTTAA
- the hsd17b7 gene encoding 3-keto-steroid reductase → MNKVILVTGANSGIGLALCERLLSQDTESLQLCLACRNMRRAQAARSALLASHPAAQVALLQLDTSSISSVMAAAQEVKLRYNRLDYLYLNAGIMPNPQFDVKAFFKGLFSSRVVAMFATAEGILTQKDGITPDGLQEVFATNLFGHFLLIRELEPVLCHASQTSQLIWTSSSNAHRSAFNLEDIQHQGGTQPYSSSKYASDLLSLALNTHYNKQGLFSSVICPGFVMTNLTYGILPSFPAFLWTVLMPIFWFIRMFTNTFTLTPHNGAEALFWLFKQKPESLDPQAKYHSLTSWLGNNYTQPRKMDIDLETSEALYEKLLQMESEVRKTLGEKQKKSQHALGSS, encoded by the exons ATGAATAAGGTGATTTTGGTGACGGGAGCAAACAG CGGGATCGGCCTGGCGCTGTGTGAGCGTCTCCTGTCTCAGGACACAgagagtctgcagctgtgtctggCCTGCAGGAACATGCGGCGAGCTCAGGCCGCTCGCTCTGCCCTCCTCGCCTCTCACCCCGCAGCTCAGGTggccctgctgcagctggacacCAGCAGCATCTCCTCAGTCATGGCTGCTGCACAGGAGGTCAAACTCAG GTACAACCGGCTGGACTACCTCTACCTGAACGCAGGCATCATGCCAAACCCGCAGTTTGATGTCAAAGCCTTTTTCAAAGGCCTCTTCTCCAG CCGTGTCGTCGCCATGTTTGCCACCGCTGAGGGGATCCTGACGCAGAAGGACGGCATCACCCCTGACGGCCTGCAAGAAGTTTTTGCAACGAACCTCTTTGGTCACTTCCTACTC ATCCGGGAGCTGGAACCTGTTCTGTGCCATGCAAGCCAGACCTCCCAGCTGATCTGGACCTCCTCCAGTAACGCTCACCGCTCAGCTTTTAACCTTGAAGACATACAGCACCAGGGAGGCACCCAACCCTACAGCTCCTCCAAATATGCCTCCGACCTGCTCAGCCTGGCGCTCAACACACACTACAACAAGCAG GGTTTGTTCTCATCTGTCATTTGTCCTGGTTTCGTGATGACCAATCTGACCTATGGTATCCTGCCCTCCTTCCCAGCCTTCCTCTGGACTGTGCTTATGCCCATCTTTTGGTTT ATAAGAATGTTCACCAACACTTTCACCCTGACACCTCACAACGGAGCTGAAGCCCTG TTCTGGTTATTTAAGCAAAAGCCTGAATCACTGGACCCTCAAGCCAAGTACCACAGTTTAACATCCTGGCTGGGTAACAACTACACACAACCACGTAAG ATGGATATCGACCTGGAAACATCTGAGGCTTTGTACGAGAAATTACTGCAAATGGAAAGTGAAGTGAGAAAGACCCtgggggaaaaacagaaaaaatccCAACATGCCCTTGGATCATCTTGA